From one Streptomyces sp. R41 genomic stretch:
- a CDS encoding DUF5302 domain-containing protein has product MTAEPSPQEGSEPADIEEPAPAPDDDGQDDLKRKFRDALARKRGMQADAAALAANTDASKIRGAHGPAASQRSFRRKSGG; this is encoded by the coding sequence ATGACTGCAGAGCCCTCACCGCAAGAAGGTTCGGAGCCGGCCGACATCGAGGAGCCCGCGCCAGCGCCCGACGACGACGGGCAGGATGACTTGAAACGCAAGTTCCGGGACGCCCTGGCACGCAAGCGGGGCATGCAGGCGGACGCGGCCGCCCTCGCTGCGAACACCGACGCGTCGAAGATCCGCGGGGCGCACGGCCCGGCTGCGAGTCAGCGGTCGTTTCGGCGCAAGAGCGGCGGCTGA
- a CDS encoding SMI1/KNR4 family protein, with the protein MNCDQAGPAELAALRGAFGIDDGGESALGWEAVRAFEAAHGIVLPEPYRTFVAEITDGSSSGPPEYGLLPVAELPADWGDDEQERDLSKPFPLTETWIWEDDADPPEDEDELLEQVYNHGSIVLGTDGCALNWHLIVTGPHRGHIWQIGDVGASPFGAQFGFTTAEPGFAGWVRHWAANKPWNDAA; encoded by the coding sequence ATGAATTGTGATCAGGCTGGCCCTGCTGAGCTGGCGGCACTGCGGGGAGCGTTCGGCATCGATGACGGTGGTGAGTCGGCTCTTGGCTGGGAGGCAGTCCGTGCCTTCGAAGCAGCCCACGGGATCGTGCTGCCCGAGCCGTACCGGACGTTCGTCGCCGAGATAACGGACGGTTCGTCGTCCGGGCCACCGGAGTACGGACTGCTGCCGGTCGCGGAGCTGCCGGCCGACTGGGGTGACGACGAGCAGGAACGCGACCTGAGCAAGCCGTTCCCGTTGACGGAAACTTGGATCTGGGAGGACGACGCGGACCCGCCCGAGGATGAGGACGAGCTCCTGGAGCAGGTCTACAACCATGGCTCGATCGTCCTCGGCACTGACGGATGCGCATTGAACTGGCACCTCATCGTCACAGGCCCCCACCGAGGACACATCTGGCAGATCGGTGACGTCGGTGCCTCCCCTTTCGGAGCCCAGTTCGGATTCACCACCGCTGAACCCGGCTTCGCCGGCTGGGTCCGGCACTGGGCCGCGAACAAGCCCTGGAACGATGCAGCGTGA
- a CDS encoding carboxylesterase/lipase family protein, translating into MTMHRTLTTLGCAITAVLATAWSAAPPTQPASPATATTVRTHDGPVRGAAHDGYRTFDGIPYAAPPLGRLRWAPPRRAAPWSGVRDATGPASACPQPTGEVPGGSTDEDCLYLNVTTPDGAGPAAPRPVIVWLHGGGFTTGAGSSYDAHRMATRGDVVVVTVNYRLGALGFLAHSGLPGSGTFGLADQQAALRWVRAEIGAFGGDARNVTLAGESAGGYSVCAQLASPAAAGLFDQAIIESGPCTGRPDRPFAPSSVPLNAARASGADFAAKVGCGSTRDVLACLRRVGVSRLLAAQDTDQQPAYATPLLPSDPAAAIAAGRFHRVPVLLGNNHDEGNGWAAGIVQAGHPVTPGTWPDVVASFFPSPGQAKAIVREYPVHRTDGGPVFGAVIGDADFACPTARTDALLAAQVPVWRYEFADEHAPPLTSGTPPFPLGAPHASELPYLFDLGGRARDLTAAQHQLADTMIDYWTRFARTADPNGPSSPHWPRKTVLSLAPDHIVPTRTAQSRHHCAFWNALG; encoded by the coding sequence CGACGGCTACCGCACCTTCGACGGCATCCCCTACGCGGCGCCCCCACTCGGCAGACTGCGCTGGGCCCCGCCCCGCCGCGCGGCCCCCTGGTCCGGGGTACGGGATGCGACCGGGCCCGCGAGCGCCTGCCCGCAGCCGACCGGCGAGGTGCCCGGCGGCAGCACCGACGAGGACTGTCTTTACCTGAACGTCACGACGCCCGACGGCGCGGGACCGGCAGCCCCCCGGCCGGTGATCGTGTGGCTGCACGGCGGCGGCTTCACCACCGGAGCGGGCAGCTCGTACGACGCCCACCGCATGGCCACCCGCGGCGACGTCGTGGTCGTCACCGTCAACTACCGCCTCGGGGCCCTCGGTTTCCTCGCGCACAGCGGCCTGCCCGGCTCAGGCACCTTCGGCCTGGCCGACCAGCAGGCGGCGCTGCGCTGGGTCCGCGCCGAGATCGGCGCCTTCGGCGGCGACGCGCGCAACGTGACGCTGGCCGGCGAGTCGGCGGGCGGCTACAGCGTCTGCGCCCAGCTCGCCTCACCCGCCGCCGCGGGGCTCTTCGACCAGGCGATCATCGAGAGCGGCCCGTGCACCGGCCGCCCCGACCGGCCTTTCGCCCCGTCCTCCGTCCCCCTGAACGCGGCGCGCGCCTCGGGCGCGGACTTCGCGGCGAAGGTCGGCTGCGGCTCTACCCGGGACGTTCTGGCCTGCCTGCGGCGCGTGGGCGTCTCCCGTCTGCTCGCGGCCCAGGACACCGATCAACAGCCCGCCTACGCCACCCCGTTGCTGCCCAGCGACCCCGCAGCGGCGATCGCCGCCGGCCGCTTCCACCGCGTCCCCGTGCTCCTCGGCAACAACCACGACGAGGGCAATGGCTGGGCCGCCGGGATCGTCCAGGCCGGCCATCCCGTCACCCCCGGCACCTGGCCCGACGTCGTGGCCTCCTTCTTCCCCTCCCCAGGGCAGGCGAAGGCGATCGTCCGCGAGTACCCGGTGCACCGCACCGACGGGGGCCCGGTGTTCGGCGCGGTCATCGGCGACGCGGACTTCGCCTGCCCGACGGCGCGCACCGACGCCCTGCTCGCCGCCCAAGTGCCCGTGTGGCGCTACGAGTTCGCCGACGAGCACGCCCCGCCGCTCACCTCGGGCACGCCGCCGTTCCCGCTCGGCGCACCGCACGCAAGCGAACTGCCCTACCTGTTCGACCTGGGCGGCCGCGCCCGCGACCTGACCGCGGCACAGCACCAGTTGGCCGACACCATGATCGACTACTGGACCCGCTTCGCCCGCACCGCCGACCCCAACGGTCCGTCATCGCCGCACTGGCCCCGGAAAACGGTGCTGTCCCTGGCGCCGGACCACATCGTCCCCACCCGCACGGCGCAGTCCCGCCACCACTGCGCGTTCTGGAACGCCCTCGGGTGA